The Paenibacillus sp. BIC5C1 DNA segment CCGGGCTGGAGCTGGCACAGATTATTTTTATCGGGCGAACCTTCGAGGAATATATGAAGATGTTCAACCTGACCGTGGAAGATATTAAGGGTAAGTCTATTCTCGATTGTCCGGGCGGGGCTTGTTCATTCAGTAGTCAAGCGCGGGAGTGGGGTGCAGATCCCATGGCAGCGGATATTGCTTATGAACATGAGATCGGACAACTGGAAGTGAAGGGACTTCAGGATATTGAACATACGATGAAACAAATGGAACAAGTACAAGACAAATATAGATGGGATGATTTCGGTTCGATTCATGGCTTGAAAGAAGAACGTAGACGTGCAATCACCGACTGTGTAGCGGATATGAGATGTTTCCCTGACTCTTATGAGGCTGCTGTACTGCCAGAGTTACCTTTTGCCGATGAACAGTTTGATCTGACATTGTCTGCGCATTTCCTGTTTACGTATGCAGATCGCCTGGATGCGGAATTCCATCTACAGACAATCTTTGAGCTGTTGCGTGTGACCAAGCGGGAGCTGCGGATTTTTCCTACGGTAGACTTGTCCGGGAGACGTTATGAGCACATGGATGAACTAAAGGCTATACTGGAAGAACGCGGATATATTACATCTGAAGAGAAAACTTCATACGAATTCCAGCGGGGAGCAGACACAATGCTCCATATTGTGAAATCTCGGTAAAAATACCTGAATTGCAACAGCACTTCATTCATGAAGGTTTTAATAAGTTACGCATGAACATAACAGGTTAGGAGGTTTTATCGGATGAAAAAAGTACTTATACTTGGTGGGACACGGTTCTTCGGCAAACGTCTGGTTGATCA contains these protein-coding regions:
- a CDS encoding SAM-dependent methyltransferase, translated to MSRDEQKSRVAGLELAQIIFIGRTFEEYMKMFNLTVEDIKGKSILDCPGGACSFSSQAREWGADPMAADIAYEHEIGQLEVKGLQDIEHTMKQMEQVQDKYRWDDFGSIHGLKEERRRAITDCVADMRCFPDSYEAAVLPELPFADEQFDLTLSAHFLFTYADRLDAEFHLQTIFELLRVTKRELRIFPTVDLSGRRYEHMDELKAILEERGYITSEEKTSYEFQRGADTMLHIVKSR